A stretch of the Vigna radiata var. radiata cultivar VC1973A chromosome 9, Vradiata_ver6, whole genome shotgun sequence genome encodes the following:
- the LOC106774268 gene encoding dentin sialophosphoprotein, producing the protein MYGGASSKLGRGGSNRRSFPPPPAPQRSSAPGGRLSLGPSSRNAAKETASTAAVEETFSLTSGSNPLAFSMIIRLAPDLVEEIRRVESQGGTARMKFGPNPHSGNIIDVGGKEYRFTWSRELGDLCDIYEERRSGEDGNGLLVESGCAWRKLNVQRILDESTKNHVKRRSEEAERKMKSRKAIVLEPGNPPMKSQIKELAAVEATTWKNYSKKKEAAALKKRKVETLQVGGPRKSSHRSGLTSTNTNTKGKHSSPLPSPPDPFAAASSPLVVANMSKSFEDAMPVQMTGKQDTNVVSEKEISTRTNNAVRNTPGGKGPNGSKPADMQGMLISLLKDKPSGMTLKALEKAVGDTLPNSIKKIEPIIKKIAKYQAPGRYILKPEVGSENLNKPQIESGSSPDDSHSQIPTREEFHDQTSAPQGGSEEKVPSVDMEEMVNVKSKVEDTNSLEKIDAQHTSPDILGDKKGSDHSEGQAGSSSDSGSDSDSDSDSSDSGSDSGSHSRSRSPAGSGSGSSSDSESDASSSSKEGLEGSDEDVDIMTSDDEKESKQKAEVSDQRMPLPIQGKSPDGRSMQNEVDEKQDGNESDPIEIEKDLPEEPEAELDLPPATIPNKGGKYAEETRPFSIDYDQLQERQKYIVSLFNEKENEVKDSSRHEQSDSSDRFSKGKHKRVSDVKNVDEKSAKRLKAELSPSIDAQTLKNSRNLSPYEFTEDIGKGPSVSVLNRADRQANLSVGLQKGPNRAFPGKSSSDFPQKSSAQTPLENPSYSWEKSDKQGESVRHSKKHSANDFPAREASSVQKDKSHKDASNEDINATEKKVSRNSRDGSNGSKEPLFMDSHYQEQGEMVGKSRERRQSTQSHLGTSPKESDRRILDQSPVTNGQGVSLQRELSDLELGELRESTPDETHVAKQFERKDSFKQLEKKANTSEDRNLDITRVKPSLKANSDSGKQSSAFVNSGFPSNLDSTYKKNSDNHFEDSTKSRSRVMQTHSQHLKADNSEVGSQNKLVETSSKYRNNESGVSRDTDLEGRSESNRGVPANASKQQDGKGGIVFYPGKESKRQTSNSVEDMADGGKDSVFADRNHSDQKKRESSSDENSCSYSKYEKDEPELKGPIRSFSQYKEYVEEFRDKYDSYNSLHKILDSYRDEFQKLGDDLEHAKTRDTDRYYELLGQLKESFQHCEPRHKRLKKIFVVLHLELENIKRRITDFANSYNK; encoded by the exons ATGTACGGCGGCGCCTCCTCCAAGCTCGGCCGCGGCGGCTCCAACCGCCGCTCCTTCCCTCCTCCTCCGGCGCCTCAGCGTTCATCCGCTCCAGGAGGCCGCCTCTCCCTCGGCCCATCCTCCCGCAACGCCGCGAAGGAGACGGCATCGACGGCAGCGGTGGAGGAGACTTTCAGCCTGACCTCTGGTAGCAACCCGCTTGCATTCTCGATGATCATACGGCTTGCACCCGACCTCGTGGAGGAGATCAGGCGCGTGGAGTCACAGGGCGGCACTGCGCGTATGAAGTTCGGCCCCAATCCTCACAGCGGAAAC ATTATAGATGTTGGTGGGAAGGAGTACAGGTTTACGTGGTCAAGGGAATTGGGTGACCTCTGTGATATTTACGAAGAGCGGAGGAGTGGCGAAGATGGTAATGGTTTGCTTGTTGAATCTGGGTGTGCCTGGCGCAAACTGAATGTGCAGCGTATCTTGGACGAGTCGACCAAGAATCACGTCAAAAGGCGGTCAGAGGAAGCTGAACGCAAAATGAAGTCTCGCAA AGCCATTGTCTTAGAGCCAGGGAACCCGCCTATGAAAAGTCAGATAAAGGAATTAGCAGCTGTTGAGG CTACAACATGGAAGAATTACAGTAAGAAGAAAGAGGCTGCTGcacttaagaaaagaaaagtggaAACCCTTCAAG ttggTGGACCCCGAAAATCTTCCCATAGATCTGGATTGACTTCTACTAATACCAATACCAAGGGCAAACATTCCTCTCCTCTTCCGTCTCCACCAGATCCTTTTGCTGCTGCTTCCTCCCCACTGGTAGTTGCAAATATGTCTAAGAGCTTTGAGGATGCTATGCCCGTACAAATGACAGGTAAACAAGATACTAATGTTGTCTCTGAGAAAGAAATCTCTACCAGGACAAACAATGCTGTGAGGAACACACCAGGAGGCAAGGGACCTAATGGGTCTAAACCAGCAGATATGCAGGGCATGCTAATTTCTCTTCTAAAGGATAAACCTAGTGGAATGACATTGAAG gctttggagaAAGCTGTTGGAGATACACTTCCGAATTCCATAAAGAAAATTGAGCCAATTATAAAAAAG ATTGCAAAATATCAAGCTCCAGGAAGGTATATATTGAAACCGGAAGTGGGTTCTGAAAACTTAAATAAGCCTCAGATCGAAAGTGGAAG TTCTCCTGATGATAGTCACAGCCAGATTCCTACTCGTGAAGAGTTTCATGATCAGACATCAGCCCCGCAGGGAGGATCTGAAGAAAAAGTTCCAAGTGTTGATATGGAGGAAATGGTTAATGTAAAATCCAAAGTAGAAGATACAAACAGCTTGGAAAAAATTGATGCCCAACATACTTCACCTGATATTCTTGGTGACAAAAAAGGTTCTGATCACAGTGAAGGCCAGGCAGGCAGCTCAAGTGATAGTGGTAGCGACAGTGACAGTGATAGTGACAGCAGTGATAGTGGCAGTGACAGTGGAAGCCACAGTAGGAGCAGAAGTCCTGCCGGATCAGGGAGCGGGAGTAGTAGTGACAGTGAAAGTGATGCATCTTCTAGCAGCAAGGAGGGACTGGAGGGTTCTGATGAGGATGTAGATATTATGACTAGTGATGATGAGAAAGAGTCAAAACAAAAGGCCGAAGTCTCTGATCAAAGGATGCCCTTACCCATTCAAGGAAAATCTCCTGATGGAAGATCAATGCAGAATGAGGTTGATGAGAAGCAGGATGGTAATGAATCTGATccaattgaaattgaaaaggaCTTACCTGAGGAACCAGAAGCTGAATTGGATCTACCTCCAGCTACCATTCCAAATAAAGGTGGAAAATATGCAGAAGAGACAAGACCATTTTCAATTGACTATGATCAACTCCAGGAACGCCAAAAGTATATAGTGAGTTtgtttaatgaaaaagaaaatgaagttaaagataGCTCTAGGCATGAACAGTCTGACAGCTCGGACAGGTTCTCTAAAGGTAAACATAAGAGGGTTTCTGATGTGAAGAATGTAGATGAGAAGTCTGCAAAGAGGTTGAAAGCAGAATTGTCTCCCAGTATTGATGCACAGACATTAAAAAATTCTCGGAACTTGTCTCCTTATGAATTTACTGAAGACATTGGTAAGGGACCTAGTGTATCAGTGTTGAATAGAGCTGACAGACAAGCAAATTTGAGTGTTGGCTTACAAAAGGGACCCAATCGAGCATTTCCTGGAAAATCTAGTTCAGATTTTCCACAGAAGTCCTCAGCTCAAACCCCTTTGGAAAACCCTTCCTACTCATGGGAAAAATCAGACAAACAAGGTGAAAGTGTAAGGCACAGCAAAAAACACTCAGCAAATGACTTCCCTGCCCGTGAAGCTTCTTCTGTGCAGAAAGATAAATCTCATAAAGATGCATCAAATGAAGATATTAATGCCACTGAGAAAAAGGTTTCAAGGAATTCCAGGGATGGTAGTAATGGAAGTAAAGAGCCTCTATTTATGGATTCTCATTACCAAGAACAAGGTGAAATGGTTGGCAAATCAAGGGAGCGCCGGCAAAGTACACAGTCTCACTTGGGGACATCACCTAAGGAAAGCGACAGAAGGATTCTTGATCAATCCCCTGTAACTAATGGGCAAGGTGTCTCTCTCCAAAGAGAGCTTTCAGATTTGGAGTTGGGTGAACTTCGTGAGTCCACTCCAGATGAAACTCATGTTGCAAAGCAATTTGAACGAAAAGATTCCTTTAAACAGTTGGAAAAGAAAGCAAACACGTCAGAGGATAGGAATTTGGATATCACTAGAGTAAAACCATCATTGAAGGCAAATTCAGATTCAGGAAAACAGTCCTCAGCCTTTGTAAATTCTGGTTTTCCCAGTAATTTGGACAGCACTTACAAAAAGAACTCAGATAATCATTTTGAGGATTCAACAAAGTCTCGTTCTAGAGTTATGCAGACTCATTCGCAACATTTGAAAGCTGATAACTCAGAAGTTGGATCTCAAAACAAATTGGTAGAAACGAGTagtaaatatagaaataatGAATCTGGGGTGAGTCGAGATACTGACTTGGAAGGTCGCAGTGAAAGCAATAGAGGAGTACCTGCAAATGCATCTAAACAACAAGATGGTAAAGGGGGAATAGTTTTCTACCCTGGGAAAGAAAGCAAAAGGCAAACATCTAATTCAGTGGAAGATATGGCTGACGGAGGAAAGGATTCTGTGTTTGCTGATAGAAATCATAGTGATCAAAAGAAGAGAGAGTCATCTTCAGATGAAAATAGTTGCTCTTATTCAAAGTACGAAAAGGATGAGCCTGAATTGAAGGGTCCAATAAGGAGTTTTTCTCA ATATAAAGAATATGTCGAGGAATTCCGAGACAAATATGATAGTTACAATTCCTTGCACAAGATTTTGGATAGTTACAG GGACGAGTTTCAGAAACTGGGTGATGATTTAGAACATGCTAAAACCAGGGATACGGATAGATATTATGAACTTCTGGGGCAGCTGAAGGAATCCTTTCAACACTGTGAACCG AGACACAAGAGgttgaagaaaatatttgttgttctTCATTTGGAATTGGAg AATATTAAACGAAGGATCACGGACTTTGCAAACTCGTATAATAAATGA
- the LOC106774017 gene encoding NADP-specific glutamate dehydrogenase: MLLPMSGVIGMNSSMDDMTLIQQSQRHHLVVRELGEEIDLEIGPGEDDPSFGNGALIGAPMRESSAEEHGESKQMGMVSQIRNDSQDMSKNQQVKRKKKVVKRWREEWADTYKWAYVDVKEGTPRIFCSVCREYGRKHRRNPYGNEGSRNMQMSALEEHNNSLLHKEALRLQMASKDKIVVDKPVYVKVAMSKTAGSILEATLKRDPHEVEFIQAVQEAVQALERVIAKNCRYVNIMERLLEPERVIVFRVSWVDDRGVTHVNRGFRVQYNQSMGPCRGGIRFHPSMNLSVAKFLGFEQTLKNALSPYKLGGAAGGSDFDPKGKSDNEIMRFCQSFMSEMYRYLGPDKDLPSEEMGVGTREMGYLFGQYRRLAGHFQGSFTGPRIFWSGSSLRPEATGYGLVFFAQLMLADMNKELKGLRCVVSGSGKIAMHVLEKLIAYGALPISVSDSRGYLVDEDGFDYMKISFLRDIKAQQRSLRDYSKTYARSKYYDEAKPWNERCDVAFACASQNEINQSDAINLVNSGCRVLVEGSNMPCTPEAVQILRKASVLIAPAMAAGAGGVVAGELELNHECSLMHWSPEDFESKLQDAMKQTYQRAIKAATDFGYQKESPEALVHGAVISAFLTIAQAMTDQGSV, encoded by the exons ATGTTGTTGCCTATGAGTGGAGTAATAGGGATGAATTCTTCAATGGATGATATGACTTTAATTCAGCAAAGCCAGCGACATCACTTGGTTGTGAGAGAACTTGGTGAGGAGATTGATTTGGAAATTGGACCTGGGGAGGATGACCCTTCATTTGGTAATGGTGCTCTAATTGGTGCACCAATGCGGGAGTCCTCTGCTGAAGAACATGGTGAGAGCAAGCAGATGGGGATGGTTTCTCAAATTCGTAATGATTCTCAAGATATGTCCAAGAACCAACAggtgaaaaggaagaaaaaggttgtcAAAAGATGGAGAGAAGAATGGGCAGACACCTATAAATGGGCTTATGTTGATGTGAAGGAAGGGACACCTAGGATTTTCTGCTCTGTCTGCAGGGAGTATGGCCGGAAGCATAGAAGAAATCCTTATGGGAATGAGGGCAGCCGAAACATGCAGATGAGTGCCTTGGAAGAACACAATAATAGTTTGCTTCACAAAGAGGCTCTTCGTCTTCAAATGGCCTCCAAAGATAAAATTGTGGTTGACAAGCCTGTTTATGTAAAAG TTGCCATGTCAAAAACGGCTGGATCAATTCTTGAAGCTACTCTGAAAAGGGACCCTCATGAGGTTGAATTCATTCAAGCAGTCCAGGAGGCAGTTCAAGCCCTTGAAAGAGTCATTGCAAAAAACTGTCG TTATGTTAACATCATGGAGCGCTTGTTGGAACCTGAAAGAGTGattgtttttagggtttcttggGTGGATGATAGGGGCGTCACACATGTAAATCGGGGCTTTAGGGTACAATATAACCAGTCAATGGGTCCATGTAGGGGTGGTATTCGTTTTCACCCATCAATGAATTTAAGTGTTGCCAAGTTCCTTGGTTTTGAACAG ACTTTAAAGAATGCCTTATCACCATACAAATTGGGAGGAGCAGCTGGTGGGAGCGATTTTGATCCAAAAGGAAAAAGTGATAATGAG ATCATGAGATTTTGCCAAAGTTTCATGAGTGAGATGTATCGCTACCTGGGGCCTGATAAG GACCTTCCATCCGAGGAAATGGGTGTTGGTACTCGAGAAATGGGGTATCTTTTTGGACAGTATAGACGTCTAGCTGGTCATTTTCAG GGAAGTTTTACAGGGCCAAGAATATTTTGGTCTGGTTCCAGTCTTCGACCTGAAGCTACTGGCTACGGGCTg GTTTTCTTTGCCCAGCTCATGCTTGCTGACATGAATAAAGAACTTAAAGGATTAAG ATGTGTTGTGAGTGGTTCTGGAAAGATAGCAATGCATGTTTTAGAAAAGCTAATTGCTTATGGTGCTCTTCCTATTTCAGTATCag ATTCCAGAGGATATTTGGTTGATGAAGATGGATTTGACTacatgaaaatatcatttttgagAGACATCAAAGCTCAGCAAAGAAGCTTGCG AGACTATTCAAAAACCTATGCTCGGTCCAAATATTACGATGAAGCAAAGCCATGGAATGAAAGGTGTGATGTTGCATTTGCCTGTGCTTCACAGAACGAAATTAATCAATCTGATGCCATTAATTTGGTCAATTCAGGTTGTCGTGTACTAGTTGAAG GTTCAAACATGCCTTGTACCCCTGAGGCAGTTCAGATTTTGAGGAAGGCTAGTGTTCTCATTGCTCCTGCAATGGCTGCAGGTGCTGGAGGG GTTGTGGCTGGAGAACTTGAACTGAATCATGAATGCAGTTTGATGCACTGGTCTCCGGAGGACTTTGAATCTAAATTGCAG GATGCAATGAAACAGACTTATCAGAGAGCTATCAAAGCTGCAACTGATTTTGGTTATCAAAAGGAAAGTCCCGA GGCTCTGGTGCATGGAGCAGTAATATCTGCCTTTCTAACCATTGCTCAAGCCATGACTGATCAAGGCTCTGTATAG